Below is a window of Myxococcales bacterium DNA.
AGCCCGACGACCGCGAGCTCTTGCTGGCCCTCTGCGACGCCTACAGTGCGTCCGGGAAGGGCAAAGCCGCTGCGGAGGTGCTGGAGAAGATCGTCGAGAGCTACGGCGGAAAGCGCTCCAAAGAGCTGGCTGAGATCCATCGCCGCTTGGCGGACGCTCACATCGCCGATGGCAACACCGCAAAGGCCCTGGAAGAGCTCGACAAGGCCTTCCGCATCGAGCCGGGCAACGTGCACGTACTGAAGGCGCTCGGAACCGTGGCGCTGCAGGTCGAAGATCTCAAGCGGGCCATGCAGATGTTCCGCGCGTTGTTGTTGCAGAAGCTGGAGGCAGACTCGCCGATCACCAAGGCCGAGGTGTTCTTCCACCTAGCCGAGGTCCACAACAAACAGGGCGAGAAACCCAAGGCGATCCAGATGCTGGAGCGGGCGATCCAGGCGGACGACAACCTCACGGCCGCCAAAGACTTGTTGGCTGAGCTCAAGGGCTGACGTCGGGAAAGACCCTCGCCAGCCCACCCGCTCATGGCCCGCGCGATCGGACTCCTTGCCGGCATCGTGCTCCGGCTCTGGGCGCTCAGCTATCGCGTCACGCTGGTGTCGGAGACCCTCGCAGGACTCGGGCCGCAGGGTGTGTTTGGTTTCTGGCACGGACGCCAGATGGCACTCTTGGGCACGGGCGCGCTTCGCCAGGGTGTGGCACTCGTCAGCCACTCGCGCGATGGGGCGCTTCAGTCCGGAATTCTGTCGAGCCTGGGAGTCGACGCCGTGCGCGGCTCGAGCTCGCGTGGTGGGGCGCGCGCACTCCGAGAGTTGGTGCGGCGGCTTCGAGCTCGACCCGAGCGAGCGCTGTTCGCAGTGGACGGGCCGCGCGGCCCCGCCTTCGTCGCCAAGCCGGGCGCGGCCCAGGCCGCGGTGCTGGCTCGGGTGCCGCTGTTTCCCGTGGGGAGCGCCGCGCGGTGGGTGATTCGAGTGCGGGGGGCGTGGGACGACTTCGAAATCCCGCTGCCGTTCTCACGAGTGGTCGTGGTCGTCGGCGCGCCGCTCGACGCGGCCCGCGGGGTCGCCGAGCCCCAGGTCCTCGAGCTGGCAATCCGTCGCGCCGGCGCCACAGCGGCGGAGGGCCTCGCCCGCGGCAGGCTCCCCTGCCTGCTGGGTGAAGGAGGCAGAGCGTGAGCACCGTCGTCCTCGTAGATGGGGAGCTCTGTGAGCCAGACGCAGCACGCGTCAGCGTCTTCGATCGAGGGTTTCTCTACGGTGACTCGGTGTTCGAGACACTTCGAACTTACGCAGGGCGGCCGTTCAAACAGGCCGAGCATCTGGCGCGCCTCGAGCGGAGCGCAGCCCGAGTGTTCATCGAGCTGCCGGTGTCGCTCTCGCAGCTCGCGCAAGAGATCAACACGGGACTCGAGCGCGCTGGCAACCCCGAGAGCTACATGCGTGTGATCGTCACCCGCGGGAGCGGCCCAGTCGGTCTGGACATCGGCTTCGAAGTGGACCCGCTCAGAGTCGTGATCATCGCTCCGCTCGAGCCGCCGCCGGCAGAGGCCTATGCACGCGGCATCACCGTCGTGACGTTTCCTACCCAACGTGTCGCGGAGTCGACCGAGGCGGCCGGCACGAAGGTCGGCAACTACCTGGTGGCCGTGCTGGCCATGCGCAAGGCGCGGGCAGCAGGCGCCAGCGAGGCATTGATCGTCGACCACGCCGGCAACGTCGTCGAGGGGGCCTCGTCCAACGTGTTCGCGGTCCGCGGCGGGCGCCTCTCGACTCCGGCGGAGGAGGCGGGGATCCTGCCGGGCATCACGCGCTCGACCCTGCTCGACGTGGCCCGGGAGGCGGGCATCGCGGTCGATTTCGAGGCGCTCTCGGTGGCCGAGCTCCAGGCGGCGGACGAGGTCTTTGTCACCTCGAGCATCCGGGAGCTGTTGCCGGTGGTCCGCATCGACAGCACGGCGATTGGCGCGGGAACGCCGGGTCCCACGAGCCTTTTGTTGCTGCGGTCGTTCCGGAAAAAGGCCCGGGATCTTCTGGGTTTGCCCGAACCGACCGGGCACTGAATCAAGCCCCCGTCCGGCGCGTCGAATGGCGGTGCGGAAAGCCCCGAGCCGCGGGGAAGGATCTGGGGCAAACCGCGTAAACTGACGGGACGAGGTAGGCGAACACATGAAACATTTCTTTGGCACCCTGACCCTGGCGCTCGTTGGACTTTCGTTGCTTGGCGCGAGCGGCTGCAAGCTCGTCTGCAAGGACAACGAAGAGGACAACGGGAGCACCTGCATTGCCAAGAGCACGACCAAGTTCAACGGCACCGAGGTCAACAAGTCCGTGGACTACCAGGCAGGCGGGTCGGTGACCGTCTCCGCCGTGTACGGCAAGGTCAGCATCGAGGGTGGCGCGGCGGCCGGCAAGGTCGAGGTCGTGTTCAAACCGTTCGACTTCGAGGGCCATGATGAAAAGGAACTCGCTACTCGACAGATGAACGAGAACCTGTCGCTCAACATCAACGAGGGCGCAAACATCGACGTGACCGCGGGGCGCACTGGCGAGCCGACCAATGGTCTGGGTACGTCGATTACGATCAAGCTACCGCCGGAGTTCGACGGCAACTTGACGGTGCTGAATCAAGGTGACGGCCCGCTGGCGAACGCCGGTGAGTTCGACGTCGACATCGCGTCGGTGCAGAAGGCCGCGACTGTGACCTTGACGAACAAGTCGTCGCTCGGCGACTGCACCGTCCAGGGTGCACCGAGTGTGCTGGTCACTTCGGTCCAGTGTGGCCACAAGGTGACGGTGCTCGGTGTCAGTGACGACGTGAATATCACCACCGATGGTGCCGGCTTCGACGACCCCTCGGTCGTGCTCAGGGTGGCCAGCATCTCGGCCACGGCGAAGGGCGGCAGCATCACCGTCGCCGACAAGGGCAGCATCGAAGCGACCTTCCCCGCATCCGGCAACTACTCGGTGCACGGTTCGGCCCCGAAGGGCGCGGTCGATCCCGGCGCGCCGCCGGCCAGCTGCGCAGTGACCGAGGGCTCGGCGGCGGACAAGAACGTCGCCTGTGGGACGGGCGGGCCGACCTACTCGCTCACGACCAACGGCGAGAACGACACCGTGTTCCAAGAAGGGAACATCAAGCTCTTCTACAAGTGACCGACGCTGCCTCGCGCCGCTCCCCCTTCCCGGTGAGCGGCGCGTCGCATTTTGTTCTCTGAGACTCCGCGCCGGGACAGGTGCGGTTCAGGGCGCGGGGTCGGCTGCTGCCGGCGCTTCGCCCGCCGGTGTGTCGTCTGTCGTTGCGGTGCCCGTTGGGTCCCGGCGCACGGGGATGCGCAGGCTGCCGTTGCCCTGAGCCAGCAGAAGACTGACGGCTTTTTCGAAGAAGCCTTTTAGAAAGCCCACCTCGTGTGGCGCATCGGTGATGAGCCCACGCTTGTCGATGGCGGCGATGGTGGCAGCCACTTCGAGCGCCTTTTCTTCACCCTCTCGCGCCAAGATACTGAGCGCGCTGTCCTTCATGGCGCGAGTCAGATCGGCCCGGCGCTCGGGAGAGAAATAACGGTCGGTGGTCTTGACGATCTCGCCCTCGAGGGCGACGCGCATTTGCTCGGGATCGGGCTCCGTGCCGGGCGGGACCGTCTCGCCGACCGCCGCCAGCATTTCCTCGACGGCAGCGCGCGTGGGGAACCAGCCTCGAAATTCTGGCAGGGCGTGGAGCGCGGCCGAGGTCTTGGCCACCTCGAGCGCGTCCTCCTCGGAGAGCTCTAGCCCTTCATCGTCGAACGGGTGCATGGGCGCGATAGCTGGGATCGGCTCCAGCAGCGAGCGGGCGGTGGTGAATCCGAGCGGCTCGGGTTGTTTGCGCTCGGCGTGGAGCTTGCGCGCGGCGGCGATTCGGTGGCGAACCCATTCGACCGGGACCTTGATGGGTTTGTACTGCGCGCCCGGTAGGGCCTTGCTCATGTTCTGTTTGAGCTGCGACGCACTCTGCTCCATCACGTCGACGCGGTGTACACCTTGAGCGTCGTGCAGCACCACGAACGCCGAGTGGTAACGGCTCGCAGGCCTGGAGGCGGCGATGACCAACAAGGTGTTGCCGGCGGTGTCGGGTGGCATCATCCACGCTTCGATCACCTCTTCGTGTTTGGGGCCGGAGAGGCTGGCGGCCCTGGGCCGGTCTGGCACCGCGACTCCGCGGCTCTTCAGCACGCCCAAGGCCCGCCGTGCCGCCTTGCGCGCGGCGCCCGTGCCGCGCTCCGCCACCTCGGCGACCGCCGCCGCATTTGGTAGCTTGAGCCACGCTTCGACTAACTCCGCCGCGCGGGGACCGGCGCTCTCGACTGCGGCCACGGCGCCCTCGGCGCCTACGCTCGTGAGCTTGGTGTCGAACTCGGACTTCTTCTCGTCTTGGGCCATGATCATCCCGTTCTCGGCATGCGCGCGATGCCGTCGATCTCGACGCGCGCCCCCCTCGGCAGCGCGGCAACTTGAACCGTGGCGCGGGCCGGTGGGTCTTTGTCGAAGCGTTCCCCGTATACCCGGTTGACGACCGCAAAGTCGGCCAGGTCCGTCAAAAAAATCGTGGTCTTCAGCAGGTCGCCAAAGCTCGCACCGGCGCCGGCCAACACCTGACCCAGGTTGTCGAGCACACGCCGAGTCTCGAGCTCGATGTTGCCGGTCACGAGCTCTCCCGTGCTCGGGTCGAGAGGGATCTGCCCGCTCAAGAAAAGGAAGTCTCCACACGCGATGGCCTGAGAGTAGGGGCCGATGGCGGCCGGGGCTCGATCGGTGGAGATTGTTTTTCGGGGCATGGCGGGCGCGCATCTTGGCGCCGGCGCGACCTCAGATCAACCGCTCGTCGGCGCTCCGGGCGTCGGGCTTTGCTCGGGCACGGCTGCGTCGCCGTCGCCCGGCAAATTCGGCGCAAAACATCCCTCCGCGGCGTCGTCTTCGGCTCAGCGCCCCATCGAGCGGCGCCCGTCGATGGCGCGGCCCAGGGTGATCTGATCGGCAAACTCGAGATCCCCGCCGTGGGGGACGCCGCTGGCGATGCGCGAGACGCTCACGCCGGCCCGCTCGAGCTCCCGCGCCAGGTAGAGAGCGGTCGCCTCACCATCGACGCTCGGCGGGGTCGCGATGATGACCTCCTTCACGCCGTCGGTCGCGATGCGGTTGTGAAGTGCGCTGAGGGGTAGCTCCTCCGGTCCGATCCCGTCCAGCGGCGAGAGCAGTCGTCCCAGCACGAAGTAACGCCCGCGCATGGCGCCGCTGCGCTCGATTGCGAGAAGATCCTGGACGCGCGCGACGATGCACAGGAGTGACGGGTCGCGGCGGTAGTCCCTGCACACCGGACACACCCGATGTTTCTCGGGATCGACCTCGGCCAGATTGCCGCAGCGCTCGCAGGGACCCACACTGTCCGCCGCGTCGAGCAACTCTTGCCCGAGCTCGCGGGCGAGCTCGCCGCTCTCGGTGGCCAGGTGAAGGCAGTAGCGCTGCGCGGTCTTCTCACCGACGCCGGGCAGGCGCCCGAGCAGCTGCATCAATCGAGAGAGTCGCTCCGGAAGCACGGGCGGAGTGTAGCCTCGACGGGGGCGCTGGCGTCACCCTCGGGCCGCGACCTCGGAAAAAAACCAGCTCGGAAGCGCTCGCGCCGGCCTGCGCCGGAGGGGATCCCTCACTTGGCAGCGAGCTTCAGGTCCTTGATGCGGGCACCGAGCACCTCGATGGCGTCGGTTACACTCGGGTGCCGCTTGGCCTCGGCGATCGCCTGCTGGACCTTTGCCCGCCGCTCGCGCGCCGACTGGGCCGCCAACGTGTCGAAGCCGCGAGAGCGTTCGGAGTCGAGCTCGACGACGACGTGCACGCGGACGCCGAAATGCTCGCTGGCCGCGCGCGTGAGGGCGGCCACTGCCTCTTTTTCCGCTGCTTGTGCCGCAAACACACTGCCCGGTTCGAAGCCGACGACCAGCTCGGTGGGGCTGAGGCTGAGGGGCGCGGCGTGCTCGAAGAAAGCAGACAGCTCGGGGCGCAGCGCTGCAAGGCGCTCCAAGATCCCCACGAACGCCACGATGTCCACGTCCGCCGACGGCGTCTCCGTGGGTGGCTCCGGTGGTTCGGGCTCGGGGGCGGTCGAGCGCCGTGAGGGCGGGGCGCTCGGGGAGGCGGCGGCCGCGATGGGGCGGGGTGTCGGCGCCGTGTCTCTGGGGCGAGACGCCGCACGCGGTCCGGGACCAGTCGTCGCAGGTTCGGATGGAGGTTCTTCGCGCCGATCGCGCGGGGGGCTCGGGCGCTCTCGGCTCTGGGTCTCTCGCGGTCGCGGTCGGCCTTCCGCCGGTCGCATGGCGTCGAAGTCCGCGCGGGCCGAGGTCCGCTCCGGCCTCGCCGCATCTCGAGTCGGCGCCCTGCCCAGGCGACGCTCGAGCGCCGAGAGCCGTCCGATCAAATCGTCGATGGGCAAGAGTGGCGGACGCCGCGCGAGTCGCACCAGCAGCATCTCCAGCGCGGCTCGCGGCTGGCCGCTCCGGACCACTTCGTCGAAGCCCTGAGAGAAGCCTTGGTGCAGCCGCAGCAGATCGTCGGCGTTTGCGCCCTGAGCGAGTGCCATGACGTCGCTCCGCTCTTCGTCCGCGAGATCGAGCAGCTCACCTGGGTCCGGGCAGACCTTGGCGACGACGACGTCGCGCAAGAGCGCGAGCAGATCGCGGGCCACGTGCGGGATGTCGTGTCCCTGCTTGGATAGCTCGGCGACCACTTCGAGCGCGCGGGGCGCGTCCCCACGGACGAGCGCTGCCGCGATGTCGTGCAGCACCTGATGGCTGGCCACGCCGAGCACTCGCGACACGTCCGGGCCGGTGAGCGTCTCTCCACCCCAGGCGATGACCTGGTCGAGCAAGCTCATCGCGTCCCGCATGCTGCCGGCTGCTTCGCGCGAAAGGATACCGAGGGCCCGATCGTCGGCGCCGATGCCCTCTTTTTGAGTGACGGAGCGCAGGCGGTCCGCGATGAGCCGGGTCGGGATCAGCTTGAAATCGAAGCGCTGCACGCGGCTCAGGATGGTGATCGGAACCTTGTGGACCTCCGTGGTCGCGAAGATGAACTTCACATGCGGGGGAGGCTCTTCCAGGGTCTTCAGGAACGCGTTCCACGCGCTCTGCGAGAGCATGTGAACCTCGTCGACGATGAAGATCTTGTACCGGTCTCGGGCCGGACGGTACGGGATCATCTCCTGCAGACGGCGGACTTCGTCCACGCCGTTGTAGCTCGCGCCGTCAATCTCTTGCACGTCGACATCGCTGCCGGCGGCGATCTCGATGCAGGGAGCGCATTGCAAGCACGGTGACGCGGTGGGTCCGGCGTCCGTGCCGGCCGGGACCGTCCCGGGAGCTCGTGTGCAATTCAGGGCCTTGGCCAAGATGCGCGCACTCGTCGTCTTGCCGACACCGCGTACCCCGGTGAAGAGAAAGGCGTGGGCGACCCGACCGACATCGATGGCGTTGCCGAGAGTTCGCGCCACGTGCTCTTGTCCGACGAGATCGTCGAAGCTCATCGGTCGCCATTTGCGCGCCAGGACCACGTAACTCATGGGCCTTTCCGGCTACCAGAGTTGGCGCCGGGCCGGTAGTGGGGGGCGCCGGCGGCAGCAATGGCCGGCTCGAACGTGGAGCCGAGGGCTCGGCCGGCGGGTTACGGGAAATCGCGCGCTCCACCGGGGCAAAGTCGCGGTCTACGGCGGGGAAAGCGCAGGAACTTCCCGCTCCGGACTTTCGCCGCTCGCCGGTCCGCCGTAGGTTTCTCGGCGTGAAGCTCGAGCTAGCTCCTTGCTTTGCTCTCCGACCGCGCGGGCGGCGGGTGAGAAGCCGTCTTCTGCTGGGTTGTTCGATCCTGGCGTTGTGGTCGTGTGCGCCGGCGCAGCCGTCGGTGAGTGAACCCGAGCGAGCCGTGCCGGCTGCCTCCACGGCTCGAGCGCCTGCGTCTGCCGACAGTGCTGTCGTCGCGATGGTGCCCGATGCCGGGATGCCCAAGCCCGAGATCGAGGCCATGGAGCCGCCCGTCGACCCAAACGCAAAGTTGGAGATCCTGTTTCCGTTCGCCGAGCAGCGGCTCCTGATCCCCAAGGCGCCGGGCTACACCGTCCGGACCAAGATCGTGGGCTGGCCCCTTGGAAAAACCGGAAAGGGCGTCGTGATTGCCCTCGACCAACATCGGCCGAGGCGGCTCGCGAGCGATTCGGGTTTTCCGCTCGGGAGTTTGGTCGATGAAGGGGCCAAGCTCGTGCCAGGGCCGCACTCCCTCGTGCTGAGTGCGGTCGATGCAGAGTCGCGGGTCGTGCGGGGCAATGCTGGGTCGCTCGCCCCGTTTGCGGCGGTGCGGTTCTGGGTCGGCGACCGCGCCCTCGAGCAATTGCCGGTGCCGCGGGTGACGCTGATTTCGCCTGCGGGCACCTACAACGGCGACGCGGCTGCGGATGAGCTGTCCATCGACTTCATTGCGACCCCCGAGCGCCTGGGTCCGGGCGGCGCGCAGATCCGGGTGCGCGGGCTCGGCCTGTTGCTCGAACGCCGCATCGACACGTGGCAGCCGCTCAGGGTCCGACACGCGCCGAGCGGCGACCTCGAGGTGGAGGTCGTGTTGCTCGACGCCAAGGTCACCGCCATCGAGGGCGGTCGGGCCGCACGGACCGTGACCGTGAACCGCGAGCTCCGCCCCCCGGCTGGGCAAAAACCCTGAGATGGCCCCGTCGCTGCTCAGCGGTGTGCTCCTCGCGTGGGGCATTGCACAGGTCGCGCTCGGCGTGTTCTTCGCACTCGTCTACGTGTGGGGCCGCCGGGAGGCTGACTACCTCTTGTTCGGATTGATGTGTTTCTCTCTCGCGCTCACCAGTGGCGGAATGGCGATGGGCACGCTGCCCAACACCACCGAGAGCTGGCTCCTCGCGTCGAAGCTGGGTCACGCGGGCGCGATCGCTGCCCCGGTCTTCAACCTGCATTTTGCGTTGCGCTACCGGTCGCAGGCGGTTTCTCAGAAGCTCATGCCCTGGTTCTACGCGGCTGCGGTGTTGTTCGAGCTGGCGAACGCCTTCGATCATTGGTGGGTACCAGGCTCGGTGCAGTTCAGCACTCCGCGGGTTTTCGGTGCAGCGGTGATCCACGGTAGCGGCCGCCCGACTCCGATCGCGTTCGTGTACTACGCGACAACCGCCTGTCAGCTGGTCGCGTCGCAGGTCTTGTTCTTCCGAGCCTACCGCGGCGGCAGTCGCGAGGCGTTGGTCGCGCTCGCGGGCGGGTTGTTCGTGTGTGTGGCCGGGGCAAATGACATCGGTTGGGTCACCGGACTGCTGGAAGATTCGGTCTTTCTCCAGCCCCATGCCTTCATGCTCTATGCCTTCGCGGTGGCAAGCACCCTCGTGATGCGTTACGGCCTCACAGCCGGTGAGCTGGTGGTGGCCAACACGATGCTCCGGCACACCGCCGAGGAGCTGCGGGTCTCTCACGCGGAGCTGCTCGAGGTGCAGAGCACGCTGGAGACGAAGGAGCAGCTAGCCGCCGTGGGTGAGCTGGCCGCATCGATCGCTCACGAGGTGCGAAACCCTCTGGCGATCATCGGCAATGCCGTCGCCGGGCTCCGACGGGCCGACGTCGGCAGTCCGGACCAGCGTCTGCTCCTGGACATCGTCGACGAAGAGGCTGCGCGGTTGAACCAACTGGTCACGGATCTATTGCGCTTCGCTCGACCGGCGAAGTTGAGCCCCACCGAGGTGGACCTCGCCGAGCTGCTGCAGTCGATGACGAGGAAGGACGGCGGCGGCGGCGAGCTCGACGTGCGCATGGCCGATGAGCACATGCGGATCGTCGCCGACGCAGCGCTGCTCCGCGTCGCCGTCGGCAATCTGGTGGACAACGCGCGGCAGGCGACCGCTCCCGGTGAGCGGGTGACCGTGACGGTCGATACCGTGACCGAGCGAGGCAAGACCTTCGGGCGCATCGAGATCCGAGACGCCGGTCCGGGCATGGCCGAGGAAGTGCTCGCGCGGGCCTGTGATCCGTTCTTCACCACGCGGCCGAGCGGGACGGGGCTGGGTCTGAGCATCGTGCAGCGCATCGTCCGGGCGCATGGCGGACGGCTGGAGCTCGAGAGTGGGCCGGAGACGGGAACCGTGGCGCGCGTGCTGGTTCCCAAGGAAGGACCGCAGAGCCGCAGCAGTCATCCACCGTCCTCGTCCTTGGAGGGTCGCCGTGCCGCTTCGTGAACACATCGTCCGGCTCGACAAAAGCCGAGTCTGGCACCCGTACACGCCGATGAGCGCTTACGTGGACCACACCGATCCCCTCGTGCTCACCCAGGCCAAGGGCTCACGCCTGATCGACGCCGACGGGCGGAGCTACATCGATGGCAATTCATCCTGGTGGACCGCTGCGCTCGGCCACGGTCACCCGCGACTGGTGGAGGCGCTGCGCCGTCAGGCCGAGGTGATGTGCCACGTCTCCCTGGCAGGCATCACCCACGAGCCAGTCGCTCGTTTGGCCGACGAGCTGTGTGCTGTCACCCCGCCCGGCCTGTCCCGAGTCTTCTTCAGCGATGACGGTTCCACGGCGGTCGAGGTCGCGCTGAAACTCTCACTGCAGTATTGGCACCAGAATGGGCGCCCCGAGCGGACGCGTTTCGTCGCGCTGTCCGGCGCATTTCACGGTGACACCCTCGGCGCGACTGCGCTCTCGGGCGTCGAGTTGTTCCGTCGGCCCTTCGCCAGTGTGCTCCTCGACTGCATCCACGTGCCCGTCGAGCCGGACGGCTACGCGCGGGCGTTCGCGCGGCTGGAGCGCGTGCTGAGAGAAGAGAGCGACACCCTCGCCGCGATCGTGCTCGAGCCGATGGTGCAGGGCGCCGCCGGCATGCGCATGTACGCTGCGGAGCACCTGGCCCGCATCGCCGAGCTCGCCAGCCGCGCCGACGTGTTCCTGATCCTGGACGAGGTGTTCACCGGCTACGGTCGCACCGGTCCGATGTGGGCGCTCGAGCACGCAGCCGTCAAACCGGACCTCCTGTGCACGGCCAAGGCGTTCAGCGGCGGAATGTTGCCGATGGCCGCTACCGTGGTGAGTGAGCGCATCTACGAAGGTTTCTTGGGTGACGCCGAGCGGGCCTTTTATTACGGCCACACCTACTCCGGTAATCCTCTGGGCGCGGCCGTCGCGCGGGAGGTGCTGGCGATTTATCGCGACGAGCAGGTGCTCGAGCGGGCGCGGCCCAAGGCCGCGCGGATCGCTCGGGCCTTCGAGGGTCTGGCGGACGTGGTTGGGCCCGAGAACGTGCGCGCCCTGGGCATGATCGGCGCCCTCGATCTGGGCGGAGCCGAGGGCTATCTGGCCGGAAGTGGTTGGCGTGTGTACGACGAGGCGCGCAAACGCGGCGCCTACCTGCGGCCCCTGGGCAACGTGGTCTACCTGGCACCGCCGCTCAACATCGAGGACTCCGAGCTGGACGCGCTGTGCCAGATCTTGGACGAATCCGTCCGCGCAGTCGCCGTGCGCTGACGCCGAAATCAGAGCCGGCTATTGACCGCCGGGCGCGAGGGGCGCGACGCTTCGGCTCTCATGGCGCAACGTCGACGGTATCTGTTCGTGTGTGTGAATAGGCGGCCGGACGGCGCTCCGCGTGGCTCGTGTGCGGCGCGCGGTTCGCTGGAGCTACACGCCCGCCTCAAGGACCTGCTGAAAGAGCGAGGACTCGCGGAGCTCGAGGCTCGGGCGTGTACCTCGAGCTGCCTCGACACGTGTTTGTACGGTCCCAGCATCGCGGTCGAACCCGACCACTTCTTCTACGGCAGGGTCAGGCTCGAGGACGCCGAGGAAATCGTCGATGCGTTGGTCGAAGGTCGTCGTGTCGAGCGCCTGGTCCTCGACCCGGAACATTTCCACGAGCCCAAGAAGTCTGGCTGAGCATGCTGCGTCGCGAGCCGTTTCGCCAGACCTTGGTCGGTTGTTACTTTCGCGCGGGGGCGACCGCTTCCGGCGAGCCCGCGACGCTCGAGCTGGTGGGTGAGCGCCCGCTGTTATTGCCGGGGCTCGGGCGCTCACTCAGCGTGACGGGCTCGTTACGGGCGCGAGGCCTCTTGCCGGACGCTCCGCTCCGCGGGCGTCTGGTCTTCGACCGCTGGTTACCGTTCGCGGTTCGCTACGATCTCGAGCTCGACGGGCCGGACGGTCAGACGTGGCGCTTGCATGCCTCCCGACCGCCCGCCGCGCTCGGGCCGCTCACCCGCGCGAGCAGCGTGCACGCCGAGCTGAGCGACGCGCTGGGCGCTCGTGTCGCCACCTTCGAGCTGCGGTTCGACCTGCGCAAGGACCTGCTGAGGTACTTGACCTGAGCTGACGGGGATGGTTTTCGCGCGGTCGTCCGGGTGGTATGCATGCGTGCATGCTTCGCCTCGAGCCCCGCACGACCGCCGTCATCGTCGTCGACGTTCAGGACCGCCTCGCGGTCGCCATGCCCGCCGAGCAGCTCGAACGTGTGAAGCGCGCGGCGCGGATCCTCGTGGAAGGAGCGCGGCTCTTGGGCGGCACGGTGCTCGTCACCGAGCAGTACCCGAAGGGGCTCGGCGCGACACTGCCGGAGCTGGCTGACCTGCTGCGGGCCGCAGACGCACCGTTCTTCGAGAAGCTTCAGTTCAGCGCCTGTGACGCGGCGGGCTTCGGCGCTCGGCTCGAAGGGAGCGGGGCGAAGACTGCCATCGTGCTCGGCATGGAGACCCACGTGTGCGTCTACCAGACCGTGCGGGATCTCGTCGCGCGGGGCCTCGAGGTGCACGTGCCCATCGATGGCGTGGCGTCACGCCGCGAGGACCACCGGGAGGTCGGCCTCGGCCTGTGTGAGCGGGCCGGCGCCATCCGCACCACCAGCGAGAGTGTGGTCTTCGACTGGCTGGGGCAGGCGAGCGGCGACGCTTTCAAGCAGATTTCCAAGCTGGTTCGCTGACCCCGAGCCCCGGAGCGTCAGCCAGCACAGCGGTGAAGACGCAGGAAATCAAAGCGCAATTTTGCCTGCGGCGGGCCGCCAGCCTGGCGCGCCCCGGCTGACACGAAGTCGGCGCGGATCGACAAGTTGACGCACCGTTGACATGACGGCAGACACAAGACAATATGGCGACATGAGTGACATTGAGGCAACGAGCACCGAGACGCCCCTGCCACTGAGCGAGGCGGGCCTGCCGACTCAGTCGGACGTGACGGTGCTCGTCGTGGACGACGAACCGAGCAACGTGGTCTCACTCCAGAAGATCTTTCAGCGGGAAGGCATGCGAGTGCTGACGGCGGATGGCGCGAAGGCGGGGCTCGACCTTGCGCGCAAACACCGCGTCCAGGTCGTGCTCACGGATCTGATGATGCCCGGAGTGAACGGCGTCGAGCTGCTCAGGGCACTCAAGGAGGTCTCGCCGGACACCGAGGTCGTGTTGATGACCGCATACGGCACGGTGGAGACCGCGGTCCAGGCGATGCGCGAGGGCGCGTACGATTTCGTCGAGAAGCCGCTCAAGCGCATGAACATCGTCAAGAGCATTCGTAAGGCAGCGGAGCGCCACTCGCTCGTCGCCGAGAACCGCTCCCTGCGCCAGGAGCTCAAGCTGCTGACGTCACGGGAGATCGTCGGACAGAGCACGGCGCTCCGGC
It encodes the following:
- a CDS encoding isochorismatase family protein → MLRLEPRTTAVIVVDVQDRLAVAMPAEQLERVKRAARILVEGARLLGGTVLVTEQYPKGLGATLPELADLLRAADAPFFEKLQFSACDAAGFGARLEGSGAKTAIVLGMETHVCVYQTVRDLVARGLEVHVPIDGVASRREDHREVGLGLCERAGAIRTTSESVVFDWLGQASGDAFKQISKLVR